A single window of Streptomyces sp. NBC_00464 DNA harbors:
- a CDS encoding DUF3105 domain-containing protein, translating into MSFDRRTRIEQMRKADRARDRRTRVLVISLSAVVVAGLVTFGTYTLLDKSEASADQKASDAKSAELSEAEKKKLAEGPIKDEKTWDAKKLTRNHVTETVSYPMKPPVGGDHSPVWMNCDGDVYKKAIPDMNAVHALEHGSVWVTYTDKASAADVDKLAERVSTTPYSLMSPYKDQAGAIMLSAWGKQVTVDSADDGRVAQFFAKYVQGPQTPEPGAACTGGRAAP; encoded by the coding sequence ATGAGCTTCGACCGCAGGACCCGCATAGAGCAGATGCGCAAGGCCGACCGCGCGCGAGACCGCCGCACCCGCGTGCTGGTCATAAGCCTCAGCGCCGTCGTTGTCGCAGGTCTCGTCACCTTCGGTACGTACACCCTGCTCGACAAGTCCGAGGCCTCGGCCGACCAGAAGGCCTCGGACGCCAAGAGCGCCGAGCTGTCCGAGGCGGAGAAGAAGAAACTGGCCGAAGGGCCGATCAAGGACGAGAAGACGTGGGACGCGAAGAAGCTGACCCGCAACCACGTCACCGAGACCGTCTCGTACCCGATGAAGCCGCCGGTCGGCGGTGACCACAGCCCCGTCTGGATGAACTGCGACGGCGACGTATACAAGAAGGCGATTCCCGACATGAACGCCGTGCACGCGCTGGAGCACGGTTCGGTGTGGGTGACGTACACGGACAAGGCCTCGGCCGCCGACGTGGACAAGCTCGCCGAGCGGGTCTCCACGACCCCGTACTCGCTGATGAGCCCGTACAAGGACCAGGCCGGCGCCATCATGCTGAGTGCCTGGGGCAAGCAGGTCACGGTGGACAGTGCCGATGACGGCCGGGTGGCGCAGTTCTTCGCCAAGTACGTGCAGGGCCCGCAGACGCCCGAGCCGGGCGCGGCGTGCACCGGCGGACGGGCGGCTCCGTGA
- the glnA gene encoding type I glutamate--ammonia ligase, which produces MDKQQEFVLRTLEERDIRFVRLWFTDVLGYLKSVAVAPAELEQAFDEGIGFDGSAIEGFARVYESDMIAKPDPGTFQILPWRAEAPGTARMFCDILMPDGSPSFADPRYVLKRILAKTSDLGFTFYTHPEIEFFLLKNKPVDGTRPTPADSSGYFDHTPQNVGMDFRRQAITMLESMGISVEFSHHEGAPGQQEIDLRYADALSTADNIMTFRLVMKQVALEQGVQATFMPKPFSEYPGSGMHTHLSLFEGDRNAFYESGAEYQLSKVGRSFIAGLLKHAAEISAVTNQWVNSYKRIWGGSSRAAGAGGEAPSYICWGHNNRSALIRVPMYKPGKTGSARVEVRSIDSGANPYLTYAVLLAAGLKGIEEGYELPAGADDDVWALSDAERRAMGIEPLPQNLGEAIALMEKSELVAETLGEHVFDFFLRNKKQEWEEYRSEVTAFELKALLPVL; this is translated from the coding sequence ATGGACAAGCAGCAGGAATTCGTCCTCAGGACACTTGAGGAACGCGACATCCGGTTCGTACGGCTGTGGTTCACCGACGTGCTCGGTTACCTCAAGTCAGTGGCCGTGGCCCCTGCTGAGCTGGAGCAGGCGTTCGACGAGGGGATCGGCTTCGACGGCTCGGCCATCGAGGGCTTCGCCCGGGTGTACGAGTCGGACATGATCGCCAAGCCTGACCCGGGCACGTTCCAGATCCTGCCCTGGCGCGCGGAGGCTCCCGGTACGGCCCGGATGTTCTGCGACATCCTGATGCCGGACGGCTCGCCCTCCTTCGCCGACCCGCGCTACGTACTCAAGCGCATCCTGGCCAAGACCTCCGACCTGGGTTTCACCTTCTACACCCACCCGGAGATCGAGTTCTTCCTGCTGAAGAACAAGCCGGTCGACGGCACCCGCCCCACCCCGGCGGACAGCTCCGGCTACTTCGACCACACCCCGCAGAACGTCGGCATGGACTTCCGCCGCCAGGCGATCACCATGCTCGAATCGATGGGCATCTCGGTCGAGTTCAGCCACCACGAGGGCGCCCCCGGCCAGCAGGAGATCGACCTGCGGTACGCGGACGCGCTCTCCACCGCCGACAACATCATGACCTTCCGCCTGGTCATGAAGCAGGTCGCACTGGAGCAGGGCGTGCAGGCGACCTTCATGCCGAAGCCGTTCTCGGAGTACCCCGGCTCCGGCATGCACACCCACCTCTCCCTCTTCGAGGGCGACCGCAACGCGTTCTACGAGTCCGGCGCCGAGTACCAGCTCTCCAAGGTCGGCCGCTCCTTCATCGCGGGCCTGCTCAAGCACGCCGCGGAGATCTCCGCCGTCACCAACCAGTGGGTCAACTCCTACAAGCGCATCTGGGGCGGCTCCTCCCGCGCCGCCGGCGCCGGCGGCGAGGCCCCCTCGTACATCTGCTGGGGTCACAACAACCGCTCTGCGCTGATCCGCGTCCCGATGTACAAGCCCGGCAAGACCGGCTCGGCCCGCGTCGAGGTCCGCTCCATCGACTCCGGAGCCAACCCCTACCTGACGTACGCGGTGCTCCTGGCCGCGGGCCTCAAGGGCATCGAGGAGGGCTACGAACTCCCGGCCGGCGCCGACGACGACGTCTGGGCCCTGTCCGACGCCGAGCGCCGCGCGATGGGCATCGAGCCGCTGCCGCAGAACCTGGGCGAGGCGATCGCGCTGATGGAGAAGAGCGAGCTGGTCGCCGAGACGCTCGGCGAGCACGTCTTCGACTTCTTCCTGCGCAACAAGAAGCAGGAGTGGGAGGAGTACCGCAGCGAGGTCACGGCCTTCGAGCTGAAGGCGCTCCTGCCGGTGCTGTAG
- a CDS encoding NADH:flavin oxidoreductase, producing MADGPGTGSTGQAPQGAPDVLAPARLGPLRLRNRVIKAATFEGVTPDALVTQELIDYHLRPAAGGVAMTTVAYCAVAPEGRTERRQLWMRPEALPGLRRLTEAVHDTGAAVSAQLGHAGPVADGRSNGLSSLAPMAGFNALSMRRNKAATAEDIDRVIKAHAEAALLAAEAGFDAVEIHLGHNYLASAFLSPRLNRRTDAFGGSLRARAAVALGVTRAVRDALGDRIAITAKLNMKDGAPGGLTVDDSLQVARWLEEDGSVDALELTAGSSLLNPMYLFRGDAPVAEFAANFPLPQRLGIRATGRAFFRTYPYRPLYLLEAARQFRDALELPLILLGGVTDRQGMDRAMAEGFEFVAMARALLREPDLLHRIGRDAGTRSECIHCNRCMPTIYTGTHCPLIGERVR from the coding sequence ATGGCGGACGGACCGGGAACGGGCTCGACGGGACAGGCGCCCCAGGGCGCCCCGGATGTACTGGCACCGGCCCGGCTCGGGCCGCTCAGGCTGCGTAACCGGGTCATCAAGGCCGCGACCTTCGAGGGCGTCACCCCCGACGCGCTGGTCACCCAGGAGCTCATCGACTACCACCTGCGCCCCGCCGCCGGCGGGGTCGCCATGACCACCGTGGCCTACTGCGCGGTGGCGCCGGAGGGGCGCACCGAGCGGCGTCAGCTGTGGATGCGGCCCGAGGCGCTGCCGGGGCTGCGCAGGCTGACGGAGGCGGTGCACGATACCGGCGCCGCCGTCAGCGCACAGCTGGGCCACGCGGGCCCGGTGGCCGACGGCCGGTCCAACGGGCTGTCCTCCCTCGCCCCGATGGCGGGGTTCAACGCGCTGAGCATGCGCCGCAACAAGGCGGCCACGGCCGAGGACATCGACCGGGTCATCAAGGCCCACGCCGAGGCGGCCCTGCTGGCGGCCGAGGCGGGCTTCGACGCCGTGGAGATCCACCTCGGCCACAACTACCTGGCCAGCGCCTTCCTCAGCCCCCGGCTGAACCGCCGCACCGACGCCTTCGGCGGCTCGCTGCGCGCACGTGCCGCCGTGGCGCTGGGTGTCACGCGTGCGGTACGCGATGCGCTGGGTGACCGTATCGCCATCACCGCCAAGCTGAACATGAAGGACGGTGCGCCCGGCGGACTCACCGTGGACGACAGCCTTCAGGTCGCGCGCTGGCTGGAGGAGGACGGCAGTGTCGACGCGCTCGAACTGACGGCAGGCAGCTCGCTGTTGAACCCGATGTACCTGTTCCGCGGCGACGCCCCGGTCGCGGAGTTCGCGGCGAACTTCCCGCTCCCGCAGCGCCTCGGGATCCGGGCGACGGGCCGCGCCTTCTTCCGTACGTACCCGTACCGGCCGCTGTATCTGCTGGAGGCCGCCCGGCAGTTCCGCGACGCGCTCGAACTGCCGTTGATCCTGCTGGGCGGGGTCACCGACCGGCAGGGCATGGACCGTGCCATGGCGGAGGGCTTCGAGTTCGTCGCGATGGCCCGCGCCCTGCTGCGCGAACCCGACCTGCTGCACCGCATCGGGCGCGATGCCGGCACCCGCTCGGAGTGCATCCACTGCAACCGCTGCATGCCCACCATCTACACGGGGACACACTGCCCGCTGATCGGGGAACGGGTGCGCTGA
- a CDS encoding saccharopine dehydrogenase family protein has protein sequence MRVLLVGAGGVGTAITRIAARRPFFEHMTVADYDLGRAESAVAALGERGDRFGAVRLDASDRAAVLEALGAHRCDVLLNATDPRFVLPLFESALAHGAHYLDMAMSLSRPHPTRPYEECGVKLGDAQFERAAEWEAAGRLALVGMGVEPGLSDVFARYASDELFDEIEEIGIRDGANLTVDGYDFAPSFSIWTTIEECLNPPVVYEQERGWYTTAPFSEPEVFDFPEGIGPVECVNVEHEEVLLVPRWLKARKVTFKYGLGDEFIGVLKTLHMLGLDRTEPVSVRSGSGQAAVSPRDVVAACLPDPAGLGERMHGKTCAGTWVKGVKDGRPREVYLYHVVDNQWSMREYGSQAVVWQTAINPVAALELLADGVWGGSGVLGPEALPPRPFLDLLTEYGAPWGMREQ, from the coding sequence ATGCGTGTCCTCCTGGTCGGAGCGGGAGGTGTGGGCACGGCGATCACTCGGATCGCGGCCCGCCGGCCGTTCTTCGAGCACATGACGGTCGCCGACTACGACCTCGGACGGGCCGAGAGCGCCGTCGCGGCCCTGGGGGAGCGGGGGGACCGGTTCGGTGCCGTCCGGCTGGACGCCTCGGACCGGGCGGCGGTGCTGGAAGCGCTCGGTGCCCACCGCTGCGACGTCCTGCTCAACGCCACGGACCCCCGTTTCGTGCTGCCGCTGTTCGAGTCGGCCCTCGCCCATGGCGCGCACTACCTCGACATGGCCATGTCCCTGTCCCGGCCGCACCCGACCCGTCCGTACGAGGAGTGCGGGGTCAAGCTCGGGGACGCGCAGTTCGAACGGGCCGCGGAGTGGGAGGCCGCAGGACGTCTCGCCCTCGTGGGCATGGGCGTGGAGCCCGGCCTGTCCGATGTGTTCGCGCGGTACGCCTCCGACGAACTCTTCGACGAGATCGAGGAGATCGGGATCCGGGACGGGGCGAACCTGACGGTGGACGGCTATGACTTCGCGCCGTCGTTCAGCATCTGGACGACCATCGAGGAGTGCCTGAACCCGCCGGTCGTGTACGAGCAGGAGCGGGGCTGGTACACCACGGCCCCCTTCAGCGAGCCGGAGGTCTTCGACTTCCCCGAAGGCATCGGGCCCGTGGAGTGCGTCAACGTGGAGCACGAGGAGGTGCTGCTCGTCCCGCGGTGGCTGAAGGCCCGGAAGGTCACCTTCAAGTACGGGCTCGGCGACGAGTTCATCGGGGTGCTCAAGACCCTCCACATGCTCGGACTCGACCGGACCGAACCCGTGTCCGTGCGGAGCGGCTCGGGGCAGGCCGCGGTGTCGCCCCGTGACGTGGTCGCCGCCTGTCTGCCCGACCCCGCCGGACTCGGCGAGCGGATGCACGGCAAGACGTGCGCGGGGACCTGGGTGAAGGGCGTCAAGGACGGCCGGCCCCGGGAGGTCTACCTCTACCACGTCGTCGACAACCAGTGGTCGATGCGGGAGTACGGTTCCCAGGCCGTCGTCTGGCAGACCGCGATCAATCCCGTGGCCGCCCTCGAACTCCTCGCGGACGGCGTGTGGGGCGGCAGTGGGGTGCTGGGGCCCGAGGCCCTGCCGCCGCGGCCGTTCCTCGATCTGCTGACCGAGTACGGCGCACCGTGGGGCATGCGCGAGCAGTGA
- a CDS encoding APC family permease: MAKELAEPARPATLKANAIGFVDALVIGLNATSPAYSVAAVIGPIVALVGIYAPGVLFASFVPMLFIASAFYYLNKVDQDCGTTFSWVTRAMGPWTGWLGGWAITMTGVLVVGSLADVAVSFGLLAVGLDSWADNTFVRQLLTVILILVMTGLCVIGTELSAKVQNVLILAQVAFLIVFVIVALYRVYAGTTSFDSIHPSAEWLNPFGAGGAALTSGLLLGVFIYWGWESAVNLTEEVEDSATAPGKAGVWSTVILLVTYLSVGFAVVAFAGTAYLAENADEEEFIFALLAREVMGGWDWVVLLAVATSALASTQTTIIPASRTALSMARRHALPAHFARINPRFRTPDVSTWWVAAIAIAWYLVVNRISENALFDSLTALSLLIAFYYALTGVACAVYYRHHLTESVRSFLLIGLAPLIGSGLLTWLLVRSVIDMSDPANSYSGTSWFGLGPPLVIGICISLIGVVLMVVWRFRSPLFWAERRGVVDPGLVHGKES; the protein is encoded by the coding sequence ATGGCAAAGGAACTTGCCGAACCAGCGCGGCCGGCGACTCTGAAGGCCAACGCGATCGGCTTCGTCGACGCGCTCGTCATCGGACTGAACGCCACCTCCCCGGCCTACTCCGTGGCGGCCGTCATCGGGCCGATCGTCGCGCTCGTCGGCATCTACGCACCCGGAGTGCTCTTCGCCTCCTTCGTGCCGATGCTCTTCATCGCCTCGGCGTTCTACTACCTGAACAAGGTCGACCAGGACTGCGGGACGACGTTCTCCTGGGTGACCCGCGCGATGGGACCGTGGACCGGGTGGCTGGGGGGATGGGCCATCACCATGACCGGTGTGCTTGTCGTGGGGTCCCTCGCGGACGTGGCCGTCAGCTTCGGCCTGCTGGCCGTCGGACTCGACAGCTGGGCCGACAACACCTTCGTGCGCCAGCTGCTCACCGTGATCCTGATCCTGGTGATGACGGGCCTGTGCGTCATCGGTACGGAGCTGTCGGCCAAGGTGCAGAACGTGCTGATCCTGGCGCAGGTGGCGTTCCTCATCGTCTTCGTGATCGTCGCGCTGTACCGCGTCTACGCGGGCACGACATCGTTCGACTCCATCCACCCCTCGGCCGAGTGGCTCAACCCCTTCGGGGCGGGCGGCGCGGCCCTCACCAGCGGCCTGCTGCTGGGCGTGTTCATCTACTGGGGCTGGGAATCCGCCGTCAACCTCACCGAGGAGGTCGAGGACTCCGCGACCGCCCCCGGCAAGGCGGGTGTGTGGTCGACCGTCATCCTGCTGGTGACGTACCTGTCGGTCGGCTTCGCGGTCGTCGCGTTCGCCGGAACGGCGTACCTGGCCGAGAACGCCGACGAGGAGGAGTTCATCTTCGCCCTGCTCGCCCGCGAGGTCATGGGCGGCTGGGACTGGGTCGTACTGCTGGCGGTCGCGACGTCCGCGCTCGCCTCGACCCAGACCACCATCATTCCCGCCTCCCGCACCGCGCTGTCGATGGCCCGCCGGCACGCGCTCCCGGCGCACTTCGCCCGTATCAACCCGCGGTTCAGGACCCCTGACGTGAGCACCTGGTGGGTGGCCGCCATCGCCATCGCCTGGTATCTCGTCGTCAACCGGATCAGCGAGAACGCCCTGTTCGACTCGCTGACGGCGCTGTCCCTGCTGATCGCCTTCTACTACGCGCTGACCGGTGTGGCCTGCGCGGTCTACTACCGGCACCATCTGACCGAGAGCGTACGGAGCTTCCTGCTCATCGGCCTCGCTCCGCTGATCGGATCCGGTCTGCTGACCTGGCTGCTCGTGCGGTCCGTCATCGACATGTCGGACCCGGCGAACTCCTACAGCGGCACATCGTGGTTCGGTCTCGGCCCGCCACTCGTCATCGGCATCTGCATCAGCCTGATCGGTGTGGTGCTCATGGTGGTGTGGCGGTTCCGGTCGCCCCTCTTCTGGGCCGAGCGCCGCGGTGTGGTCGACCCCGGCCTCGTGCACGGCAAGGAGTCCTGA
- a CDS encoding universal stress protein, whose product MSVVLGYDESPGAARALRIAIEVAAAYGEPLVLVYGAAPPGPVGEEYRAHYEAVRQAGRSGLERAVAAADEAGVPATVEVIDRSPAQALIEAAARHEARVIVVGSWGESPIRGALLGSTPHKLLHLSTVPVLCVPTEAEG is encoded by the coding sequence ATGTCCGTGGTCCTCGGCTACGACGAGTCACCCGGTGCCGCACGCGCCCTGCGTATCGCGATCGAGGTGGCCGCCGCGTACGGCGAACCGCTGGTCCTGGTCTACGGGGCGGCGCCGCCGGGCCCCGTGGGCGAGGAGTACCGGGCTCACTACGAAGCCGTCCGGCAGGCAGGCCGTTCCGGCCTTGAGCGTGCGGTCGCGGCGGCCGACGAGGCGGGCGTGCCGGCCACCGTCGAAGTGATCGACCGCAGTCCGGCACAGGCCCTGATCGAGGCCGCCGCACGTCACGAGGCCCGAGTCATCGTGGTGGGCAGCTGGGGCGAGAGCCCGATCCGCGGGGCGCTGCTCGGCTCCACCCCGCACAAGCTCCTCCACCTGTCGACCGTGCCGGTGCTCTGTGTGCCGACGGAGGCGGAGGGCTGA
- a CDS encoding acyl-CoA-like ligand-binding transcription factor produces MERAVGLRERKKEATRQAVHEAALRLTVEHGFDQLTVEAVADAAGISRRTFSNYFAGKEDALLYGEEQQIGELVRAVRERPAEEGAWTALRAAVAQFAERVAPPEREWAVRTRLAMRHPSLLARQLANHAAMERDLAEAVAARRTPVRPLVLAAAFLSSLRIAMRMWIEEDLAREPIDVIDEILDEMGRSFG; encoded by the coding sequence ATGGAGCGCGCTGTGGGACTGCGGGAACGCAAGAAGGAAGCCACCCGGCAGGCCGTGCACGAAGCGGCCTTGCGGCTGACCGTCGAGCACGGCTTCGACCAGCTGACGGTGGAGGCGGTGGCCGATGCGGCCGGGATCTCCCGCAGAACGTTCTCCAACTACTTCGCGGGCAAGGAGGATGCCCTTCTGTACGGCGAGGAGCAGCAGATCGGGGAGCTCGTCCGGGCCGTGCGCGAGCGGCCCGCCGAGGAGGGCGCGTGGACGGCGCTGCGCGCGGCCGTGGCGCAGTTCGCCGAGCGCGTCGCACCCCCGGAACGCGAATGGGCCGTCCGCACCCGTCTCGCCATGCGCCACCCCTCTCTGCTGGCCCGCCAGCTCGCCAACCATGCTGCGATGGAACGGGACTTGGCCGAGGCCGTGGCCGCCCGCCGGACCCCGGTCCGCCCCTTGGTCCTCGCGGCGGCGTTCCTCTCCTCGCTGCGGATCGCGATGCGGATGTGGATCGAGGAGGATCTGGCCCGGGAGCCCATCGACGTGATCGACGAGATCCTGGACGAGATGGGGCGGAGCTTCGGCTGA
- a CDS encoding putative protein N(5)-glutamine methyltransferase, whose protein sequence is MPVPLSPLALSSLVTTLRSAGCVFAEDEADLLAATAAGPVELAAMVERRVTGHPLEHVLGWAEFSGLRIAVDPGVFVPRRRTEFLIRHAAELAPSPAVVVDLCCGSGALGAALAALLDGVELHAADVEPAAVRCARRNVGGLGRVYEGDLFAPLPGSLRGRVDVLLANVPYVPTDDVALLPAEARVHEPLVALDGGGDGLDVMRRVAAEAPQWLAPGGSLLVETSERQAARAEEAVGSSGLVPRVVTSEESYATVVIGTRPGPGRGVPSSIAGRA, encoded by the coding sequence ATGCCGGTCCCGCTGTCACCGCTTGCTCTCTCCTCCCTCGTCACCACCCTCCGCTCCGCCGGCTGCGTATTCGCCGAGGACGAGGCGGATCTGCTCGCCGCCACCGCGGCCGGGCCCGTCGAACTCGCCGCCATGGTGGAACGGCGCGTCACCGGCCATCCGCTGGAACACGTCCTCGGCTGGGCCGAGTTCAGCGGTCTGCGCATCGCCGTGGACCCCGGGGTCTTCGTGCCCCGCCGCCGCACCGAGTTCCTGATCCGCCACGCCGCGGAACTGGCGCCGAGCCCGGCCGTCGTGGTCGACCTCTGCTGCGGTTCGGGCGCCCTCGGTGCCGCACTCGCCGCCCTGCTGGACGGCGTCGAGCTCCACGCCGCCGACGTGGAACCCGCCGCGGTGCGCTGCGCCCGGCGCAATGTCGGCGGCCTGGGCCGGGTCTACGAGGGCGATCTCTTCGCCCCTCTGCCCGGCTCGCTGCGCGGACGCGTCGACGTGCTCCTCGCCAATGTGCCGTACGTACCGACGGACGATGTCGCCCTGCTGCCCGCCGAGGCGCGCGTCCACGAACCGCTCGTCGCCCTCGACGGAGGCGGCGACGGTCTCGACGTGATGCGCCGGGTGGCCGCCGAGGCGCCGCAGTGGCTGGCCCCCGGCGGCAGCCTGCTGGTCGAGACCAGCGAGCGGCAGGCGGCACGGGCCGAGGAGGCCGTGGGCAGCAGCGGGCTCGTCCCGCGGGTGGTCACCTCCGAGGAGTCCTACGCCACCGTCGTCATCGGGACGCGCCCCGGTCCGGGGCGGGGGGTTCCGTCCTCAATCGCCGGACGGGCTTGA